One window of Quercus robur chromosome 12, dhQueRobu3.1, whole genome shotgun sequence genomic DNA carries:
- the LOC126710584 gene encoding ubiquinol oxidase 2, mitochondrial-like: MMMMRQSGSRMAGVAGLGSRLFSTSVIKGVHESSRIAKPSLLAKEVVDTFVRARPAAAVFRGVRQYSSTVTLQGEAEKEKNKEEEEKKVQNVNTAADSEKQKGNIVSYWGVPPSKAANKDGTDWKWTCFRPWETYQADLSIDLNKHHVPITFLDKLAYWTVKSLRWPTDLFFQRRYGCRAMMLETVAAVPGMVGGMLLHCKSLRRFEHSGGWIKALLEEAENERMHLMTFMEVANPRWYERALVFTVQGVFFNAYFLGYLISPKFAHRVVGYLEEEAIHSYTEFLKELDKGNIENVPAPAIAIDYWQLPAGSNLRDVVMVVRADEAHHRDVNHFASDIHYQGRELRESPAPVGYH, translated from the exons atgatgatgatgaggcaAAGTGGGAGCAGGATGGCGGGTGTGGCGGGTTTGGGGTCGAGGCTTTTTTCTACGTCAGTTATTAAGGGTGTGCATGAGTCGAGTCGAATCGCCAAACCATCTTTGTTGGCGAAAGAAGTTGTGGATACGTTTGTGAGGGCTAGGCCTGCGGCGGCGGTGTTTCGCGGCGTTAGGCAGTACTCTAGTACGGTGACGCTGCAAGGAGAGGCCGAGAAGGAGAAGAacaaggaggaggaggagaagaaagTGCAGAATGTTAATACTGCTGCTGACTCTGAGAAACAGAAAGGAAATATTGTGAGTTATTGGGGCGTGCCGCCTAGCAAAGCTGCTAACAAGGATGGCACCGATTGGAAGTGGACTTGCTTTAGG CCATGGGAGACATACCAAGCCGATCTTTCAATTGATCTGAATAAGCATCATGTGCCCATAACATTCTTGGACAAATTGGCTTATTGGACCGTCAAATCCCTCAGATGGCCCACTGACTTGTTCTTTCAG AGAAGATATGGATGCCGGGCAATGATGCTTGAAACAGTGGCAGCAGTACCTGGCATGGTGGGAGGTATGCTATTGCACTGCAAGTCACTGAGGCGATTTGAGCATAGTGGTGGATGGATCAAAGCACTGCTGGAAGAAGCCGAGAATGAGCGTATGCACCTCATGACCTTCATGGAGGTAGCCAATCCTAGGTGGTATGAGCGTGCCCTTGTGTTTACTGTCCAAGGTGTTTTCTTCAATGCTTACTTCTTAGGCTACTTGATATCCCCCAAATTCGCTCATCGTGTGGTGGGTTACCTTGAGGAGGAAGCAATTCACTCATACACCGAGTTCCTCAAGGAATTGGACAAGGGTAACATTGAAAACGTTCCTGCTCCAGCCATTGCTATTGATTACTGGCAGCTGCCTGCTGGCTCAAACTTACGCGATGTTGTCATGGTTGTAAGAGCAGATGAGGCTCACCACCGTGATGTTAACCACTTTGCATCG GACATACATTATCAGGGACGTGAGCTGAGGGAGTCACCAGCTCCAGTTGGTTATCATTGA